A DNA window from Haliovirga abyssi contains the following coding sequences:
- the adhE gene encoding bifunctional acetaldehyde-CoA/alcohol dehydrogenase produces MEELKVTNVDELKALLERVGDAQQKFSKFSQEQVDEIFRAAALAANNARIELAKDAVLETGMGIVEDKVIKNHFAAEYIYNQYKDDKTCGILEVDDTFGIKKIAEPIGIIAGIIPTTNPTSTAIFKALLALKTRNGIVFSPHPRAKECTNKTAKLVLDAAIKAGAPKDIIGWIDEPSVELSQYLMQNSNLILATGGPGMVKAAYSSGRPAIGVGSGNTPAIIDETAHLKMAVSSILLSKTFDNGTICASEQSVIILDEVYDEVEKEFLERGAYILNEDEKEKVRNTILKNGRLNAGIVGQSAFKIAELAGVNVPEETKILIGKVEITELTEPFAHEKLSPVLAMYRAENFEEAVKKAVRMVEIGGMGHTSVLYTNQTINQDRIDYFGAKLKTGRVIINMPSSQGAIGDLYNFKLAPSLTLGCGSWGGNSISENVGVKHLMNIKTIAERRENMLWFRVPPKVYFKYGALPLALKELKDKKRAFVVTDKPLFELGYADRVTEILEEIGVESEVFHDVEPDPTLGTIKKGVERMNSFEPDVVIAIGGGSPMDAAKIMWVQYEHPEVIFEDLAMRFMDIRKRIFEFPKMGGKAMMVAIPTTSGTGSEVTPFAVVTDEKTGFKYPIADYELTPNMAIVDPELVLSMPKALTAFSGIDALTHALEAYVSVLANEYTNGLALEAIRLIFKYLPASYENGDKDLKAKEKVHYASTMAGMAFANAFLGVCHSMAHKLGAMFHVPHGLANAMLISQAVKYNAVDNPRKQAAFPQYKYPQAKFRYAKIADYLGLGGNTPDEKVDNLIKAIEELKSKLNIAKSIKEAGVSETEFYAKLDKMSELAFDDQCTGANPRYPLISEIKELYIKGFNGEI; encoded by the coding sequence ATGGAAGAATTAAAAGTTACAAATGTAGACGAATTAAAAGCTCTTTTGGAAAGGGTAGGAGATGCACAACAAAAATTTTCTAAATTTTCTCAAGAACAGGTGGATGAGATATTTAGAGCTGCGGCATTAGCAGCAAATAACGCTAGAATAGAATTAGCAAAAGATGCAGTATTAGAAACAGGAATGGGAATTGTAGAGGATAAAGTTATAAAAAACCATTTTGCAGCAGAATATATATATAATCAATATAAAGATGATAAAACTTGTGGAATATTGGAAGTTGATGACACATTCGGAATAAAAAAAATAGCAGAACCAATAGGAATAATAGCAGGAATAATTCCAACAACAAATCCTACTTCTACTGCAATATTTAAAGCACTATTAGCATTAAAAACAAGAAATGGAATTGTATTTTCACCACATCCAAGAGCAAAAGAATGTACTAATAAAACAGCAAAATTAGTATTGGATGCAGCAATAAAAGCAGGAGCTCCAAAAGATATAATTGGATGGATAGATGAGCCTTCTGTAGAATTATCACAATATTTAATGCAAAATTCAAATTTGATACTTGCAACTGGTGGGCCTGGAATGGTAAAAGCTGCTTATTCATCAGGAAGACCTGCAATAGGAGTTGGTTCTGGAAATACACCAGCAATTATAGATGAAACAGCACATTTAAAAATGGCAGTAAGTTCTATATTATTAAGTAAAACTTTTGACAATGGTACAATTTGTGCTTCAGAGCAATCAGTTATTATATTAGACGAAGTATATGATGAAGTGGAAAAAGAGTTTTTAGAAAGAGGAGCTTATATATTAAATGAAGATGAAAAAGAAAAAGTAAGAAATACTATTTTAAAAAATGGTAGATTAAATGCAGGAATAGTTGGGCAATCAGCATTTAAAATAGCAGAATTAGCTGGTGTAAATGTACCAGAAGAAACAAAAATTTTAATTGGAAAAGTAGAAATTACAGAATTAACAGAACCATTTGCTCATGAAAAATTGTCTCCAGTATTAGCAATGTATAGAGCAGAAAATTTTGAAGAAGCAGTAAAAAAAGCAGTTAGAATGGTTGAAATTGGTGGAATGGGACATACATCAGTTTTATATACAAATCAAACTATTAATCAAGATAGAATAGATTATTTTGGAGCAAAATTAAAAACAGGAAGAGTTATAATAAATATGCCATCTTCTCAAGGGGCAATAGGAGATTTATATAACTTTAAATTAGCACCATCATTAACATTAGGTTGCGGTTCTTGGGGTGGAAATTCTATTAGTGAGAATGTAGGAGTAAAACATTTAATGAATATTAAAACAATTGCTGAAAGGAGAGAAAATATGTTGTGGTTTAGAGTTCCGCCAAAAGTATATTTCAAATATGGAGCATTACCTTTAGCGTTAAAAGAACTAAAAGATAAAAAAAGAGCATTTGTAGTGACAGATAAACCTTTATTTGAATTAGGTTATGCAGATAGAGTAACAGAAATATTAGAAGAGATAGGAGTAGAAAGTGAAGTGTTTCATGATGTAGAGCCAGATCCTACACTTGGGACTATAAAAAAAGGTGTAGAGAGAATGAATTCTTTTGAGCCAGATGTAGTAATTGCAATAGGTGGAGGTTCTCCTATGGATGCAGCTAAAATTATGTGGGTACAATATGAACATCCAGAAGTAATATTTGAAGATTTAGCAATGAGATTTATGGATATAAGAAAAAGAATATTTGAATTCCCTAAAATGGGTGGCAAGGCGATGATGGTAGCTATTCCAACAACATCAGGGACAGGTTCTGAAGTAACTCCATTTGCAGTAGTAACAGATGAAAAAACAGGATTTAAATATCCAATAGCAGATTATGAACTTACACCAAATATGGCTATAGTTGATCCAGAATTGGTACTTAGTATGCCTAAGGCATTAACAGCATTTTCTGGAATAGATGCGCTAACTCATGCTTTAGAAGCTTATGTATCAGTTTTAGCAAATGAATATACAAATGGATTAGCTTTAGAAGCAATTAGATTAATATTTAAATATCTACCAGCTTCTTATGAAAATGGAGATAAAGATTTAAAAGCAAAAGAAAAAGTGCATTATGCCTCAACAATGGCAGGAATGGCTTTTGCAAATGCATTCTTAGGAGTATGTCATTCAATGGCTCATAAATTAGGAGCTATGTTCCATGTACCTCATGGTCTTGCGAATGCTATGCTTATATCACAAGCAGTTAAGTATAATGCAGTTGATAATCCAAGAAAACAAGCAGCATTCCCTCAATATAAATATCCACAAGCTAAATTTAGATATGCTAAAATAGCAGATTATTTAGGACTTGGTGGAAATACACCTGATGAAAAAGTAGATAATTTGATAAAAGCAATTGAAGAGTTAAAATCAAAATTAAATATTGCAAAATCTATAAAAGAAGCAGGAGTAAGTGAAACAGAATTTTATGCAAAATTGGATAAAATGTCTGAATTAGCATTTGATGACCAATGTACAGGAGCTAATCCTAGATATCCATTGATAAGTGAAATAAAAGAATTATATATAAAAGGATTTAATGGAGAAATATAA
- a CDS encoding nucleotidyltransferase domain-containing protein, with protein sequence MKFDEELLKKFALPLSQTEDEKCKNAIKMVRDAMKLSGYLDNSEVIKKYSEDTFSYTLDMNTSDYSKKLRILIQGSYANNTNIRSHSDVDVAVILESTFIPEYRAGITGEKYFFTDGTYSAKELKDDVERALNLKFNNQGVIRNDKSLKVIGNSYRVDADVVPAYRLRNYKDDYNFDSSNYIGGIEIRPDSGGRIRNYPEQHIINGKEKNNKTNYYFKKHVRILKKIRNLMKEDGYKSVEQVSSFGLESLLWNLPNDLFSKYSLLKYTFDDILIYLNNNNFMLGTFKEVNGIKVLFSNEEMVNKYKKFIKEINEYFEIEI encoded by the coding sequence ATGAAATTTGATGAAGAATTATTGAAAAAATTCGCACTACCATTAAGTCAAACTGAAGATGAAAAGTGTAAAAATGCCATAAAAATGGTTAGAGATGCTATGAAACTATCAGGGTATTTAGACAATAGTGAAGTTATAAAAAAATATAGTGAGGATACATTTTCTTATACACTAGATATGAATACTAGTGACTATAGTAAAAAATTGAGAATTCTTATACAAGGTTCTTATGCAAACAATACGAATATTAGAAGTCATAGTGATGTAGATGTGGCCGTTATTTTGGAATCAACCTTTATTCCTGAGTATAGGGCAGGAATTACGGGGGAAAAATATTTTTTCACAGATGGAACTTATTCGGCTAAAGAATTGAAGGATGATGTAGAAAGAGCTTTAAATTTAAAATTTAATAATCAAGGTGTTATAAGGAATGATAAATCTTTGAAAGTTATTGGCAATAGCTATAGAGTTGATGCTGATGTGGTTCCAGCATATCGTCTAAGAAATTATAAAGATGATTATAACTTTGATTCTTCAAATTATATTGGTGGAATTGAGATTAGACCTGATAGTGGTGGAAGAATAAGGAATTATCCTGAACAGCATATAATAAATGGGAAAGAAAAGAATAATAAAACAAATTATTATTTTAAAAAACATGTAAGAATTTTAAAAAAAATAAGAAATTTAATGAAAGAAGATGGCTATAAATCAGTAGAGCAGGTTTCGTCATTTGGATTGGAGTCACTGTTATGGAATCTTCCAAATGACTTATTTAGTAAATATTCTTTATTAAAGTATACTTTTGATGATATTTTGATATATTTGAATAATAATAACTTTATGTTAGGTACTTTTAAGGAGGTAAATGGAATAAAAGTCTTATTTAGTAATGAAGAAATGGTTAATAAATATAAAAAATTTATCAAGGAAATAAACGAATATTTTGAAATTGAAATATAA
- a CDS encoding Gfo/Idh/MocA family oxidoreductase, which produces MKKLNIGIAGFGLGGRVFHAPILASLEDYYIIKKIMTSNKENIKKANETYPEAEIVSKYEEILYDKSIDIVVIALPNLLHKEFAEKALFAGKHVVVEKPFTVTTKEAIELIKIAKNMNKIVSVNHNRRWDSDFLTVKKVIKSKTLGKIVEYEAHFDRFRNYIKDGTWKEAKKVGSGILYDLGSHLIDQSLELFGRPKEVFADLRMQRENSTVIDNFELILYYDELKVTLKASMLVREKGYKYSVFGREGTFVKSGTDIQEEELRKGNIPKDISNWGKEPENIWGEINSTINGMNIKGKIESENGDYRNFYINIYKAIAGEENLSVTPESATDVIHIIELAMLSNKEKRIVKF; this is translated from the coding sequence ATGAAGAAATTAAACATAGGAATAGCAGGATTTGGATTAGGAGGGAGAGTATTTCATGCACCAATTTTAGCAAGCCTTGAAGATTATTATATAATAAAAAAGATAATGACTTCTAACAAAGAAAATATAAAAAAAGCAAATGAAACATATCCAGAAGCTGAAATTGTATCTAAGTATGAGGAGATTTTGTATGATAAAAGCATAGATATTGTTGTAATAGCATTGCCAAATCTTCTACATAAAGAGTTTGCTGAAAAAGCACTTTTTGCTGGGAAACATGTGGTAGTTGAAAAGCCATTTACTGTTACAACAAAAGAGGCTATTGAGCTTATAAAAATTGCAAAAAATATGAATAAAATAGTTTCAGTAAATCATAATAGAAGATGGGACAGTGATTTTTTAACAGTAAAAAAAGTAATAAAGAGTAAAACTCTTGGAAAAATAGTAGAATATGAAGCTCATTTTGATAGGTTTAGAAATTATATAAAAGATGGTACATGGAAAGAAGCAAAAAAAGTAGGAAGCGGTATACTTTACGATCTTGGAAGTCATCTAATAGATCAATCACTTGAACTATTTGGACGTCCAAAAGAGGTATTTGCTGATTTAAGAATGCAAAGAGAAAACTCTACTGTAATTGATAATTTTGAATTAATACTTTATTATGATGAATTAAAAGTTACTTTAAAGGCTAGCATGCTTGTTAGAGAAAAAGGGTATAAATATAGTGTGTTTGGAAGAGAAGGCACATTTGTAAAAAGTGGGACAGATATTCAAGAAGAAGAATTGAGAAAAGGGAATATTCCAAAAGATATTTCTAACTGGGGAAAAGAACCAGAAAACATATGGGGAGAAATAAATAGCACTATAAATGGAATGAATATAAAAGGAAAAATAGAGAGCGAAAATGGAGATTATAGAAATTTTTATATAAATATATATAAAGCTATAGCAGGAGAAGAAAATTTATCTGTTACTCCAGAAAGTGCAACTGATGTGATACATATAATAGAATTAGCAATGCTTAGTAATAAAGAAAAAAGGATAGTGAAATTTTAA
- a CDS encoding KilA-N domain-containing protein produces the protein MAKKVDVKGISISVKKANQSDYISLTDIAKYKSDSPNDVIKNWLRSKDTIEFLGLWEKINNSDFKPVEFDGFKNEAGRNAFTMSPKKWIEGTNAIGITTSSGRYGGTFAHKDIAFEFASWVSAEFKLYLIKEFQRLIDEENSRKNIEWDVSRTLAKINYRIHTDSIKENLIPKDLTPQQQSFTYANEADLLNMALFSMTAKEWREKNPDKDGNIRDYASLEQLLILANLKNLNSEYIKAGLNQKERLINLNRVAIEQMKILSNKKAIEGMKKLEKNK, from the coding sequence ATGGCAAAAAAAGTAGATGTAAAAGGAATTTCAATATCTGTAAAAAAGGCTAATCAATCTGATTATATATCACTTACTGATATTGCAAAGTATAAAAGTGATTCTCCAAATGATGTTATAAAAAATTGGTTAAGAAGTAAAGATACAATTGAATTTTTAGGTCTTTGGGAGAAAATAAATAATAGTGATTTTAAACCCGTCGAATTCGACGGGTTTAAAAATGAAGCAGGCAGAAATGCTTTTACTATGTCTCCTAAAAAATGGATAGAAGGGACAAATGCAATTGGAATAACAACAAGTAGTGGAAGGTATGGAGGAACTTTTGCCCATAAAGATATTGCTTTTGAATTTGCTTCTTGGGTATCAGCAGAGTTTAAACTTTATCTAATAAAAGAGTTTCAAAGATTAATCGATGAAGAAAATAGCAGAAAAAATATCGAATGGGATGTAAGTAGAACTTTAGCAAAAATTAATTATAGAATTCATACGGATTCAATAAAAGAAAATTTAATTCCCAAAGATTTAACTCCTCAACAACAAAGCTTTACTTATGCGAATGAAGCTGATTTATTAAATATGGCTCTTTTTTCAATGACAGCAAAAGAATGGAGAGAGAAAAATCCAGATAAAGATGGAAATATAAGAGATTATGCAAGCCTTGAACAACTGCTTATTCTTGCGAACCTCAAAAACCTAAATTCTGAGTATATAAAAGCTGGTTTAAATCAAAAAGAAAGACTGATAAATCTTAACAGAGTTGCAATAGAACAAATGAAAATTTTATCCAACAAAAAAGCTATTGAAGGAATGAAAAAGTTAGAAAAAAATAAGTAA
- the dprA gene encoding DNA-processing protein DprA codes for MNEWYKLHLAGLTRGEIYKLMIEFENFENIINSDLNILSLKLKIKKEKLIKIKKITDEEIMLEKSKYDKLGIKILSLKDEKYPYLLREISNPPLFLYYKGEMKIPNKTIGVIGTRKITAYGESATKKITKELIESGVTIISGLALGVDAIALNTALKSGGNVVAVVGSGLDVIYPYENKRIWEKIENEGLIISEYPIGTQPLRWNFPERNRIIVGLSNGILICESYKSGGSLITGKICLDENRELFAVPGFISYPSFEGCNNLIKRGEAKLVSNAEDILEEFNWDTDKSDIENEHIILSKEEEILYKKLVVEKNLDELIMETGYKGNNILVYLMEMEIKGIIKSISGGRYTRV; via the coding sequence ATGAATGAATGGTATAAATTACATTTAGCAGGTTTAACAAGAGGTGAAATATACAAATTAATGATTGAATTTGAAAACTTTGAAAATATAATAAATTCAGATCTAAATATCTTATCATTGAAATTAAAAATAAAAAAAGAAAAATTAATAAAAATAAAAAAAATTACAGATGAAGAAATAATGTTAGAAAAATCAAAATATGATAAATTAGGTATAAAAATATTATCTTTGAAAGATGAAAAATATCCATATTTATTAAGAGAAATATCAAATCCACCACTGTTTTTATATTATAAAGGTGAAATGAAAATTCCAAATAAGACAATTGGTGTAATAGGCACAAGAAAAATAACAGCTTATGGAGAATCAGCTACTAAAAAAATAACAAAAGAATTAATAGAGTCAGGAGTTACAATTATAAGTGGATTAGCATTAGGTGTAGATGCAATAGCATTAAATACAGCATTAAAAAGTGGCGGGAATGTAGTGGCTGTAGTTGGATCAGGTTTAGATGTAATTTATCCATATGAAAATAAAAGAATATGGGAAAAAATAGAAAATGAAGGATTAATTATTTCAGAATATCCAATTGGGACACAACCATTGAGATGGAACTTTCCAGAAAGAAATAGAATAATTGTAGGATTATCTAATGGAATATTAATTTGTGAAAGTTATAAATCTGGTGGGAGTCTAATTACTGGAAAAATATGTTTAGATGAAAATAGAGAACTTTTTGCTGTTCCAGGATTTATTTCATATCCATCTTTTGAAGGTTGTAATAATTTAATAAAAAGAGGTGAAGCTAAATTAGTTTCAAATGCAGAAGATATTTTAGAAGAATTCAATTGGGATACAGATAAAAGTGATATTGAAAATGAACATATAATACTTTCAAAAGAAGAAGAAATTTTATATAAAAAATTAGTAGTAGAGAAAAATTTGGATGAATTAATAATGGAGACTGGGTATAAAGGAAATAATATTTTAGTGTATTTAATGGAAATGGAGATAAAAGGGATTATAAAAAGTATAAGTGGAGGAAGGTATACGAGGGTATAA
- a CDS encoding NAD(P)H-dependent oxidoreductase subunit E yields MDIYICMGSACYLKGSNKIITIFKNEFEKLNKGTEHNILELKGSFCLGPCNQGVAIKIGDKIFKNYNPNNCKDRLYSELIPYIEELEKEKN; encoded by the coding sequence ATGGATATATACATATGTATGGGAAGTGCATGTTATCTAAAAGGTTCAAATAAAATAATAACAATATTTAAAAATGAATTTGAAAAATTAAATAAAGGAACAGAGCATAACATATTAGAGTTGAAAGGTTCATTTTGCTTAGGGCCTTGTAATCAAGGAGTAGCTATAAAAATAGGGGATAAAATTTTTAAAAATTATAATCCTAACAATTGTAAAGATAGATTATATAGTGAATTAATTCCCTATATAGAAGAGCTAGAAAAGGAGAAAAATTAA
- a CDS encoding toll/interleukin-1 receptor domain-containing protein, which translates to MKKIFLSYCWERYDQLVIDLATKLSSKYDVILDKWEIRPGHNIDSFMENSIREAEKVFVICEKEYVNKANNRISGVGVETSIISPKVYRNTKQEKFIPVFLEGISVKPDYMESIFGIELNPSFDLNDEKLNEFINAIEGKPIVEKPKFELSTQIEIPDRINNISIDEKVKKGLFDSEVYSKILKILEEDLIAKFIVKYHLNNFGKIIIKFEEINQIKILDSIDSNYVQATGYGGWDNYDLFGKTAYDVGMGTENEVIKKRAKLILENCANIKCNLEELLDDFNKSNL; encoded by the coding sequence ATGAAAAAAATATTCTTATCATATTGTTGGGAACGTTATGATCAATTGGTAATAGATTTGGCAACTAAATTATCAAGCAAATATGATGTTATTTTAGATAAATGGGAAATAAGACCTGGACATAACATAGATTCTTTTATGGAAAATTCTATAAGAGAAGCTGAAAAAGTATTCGTTATATGCGAGAAAGAGTATGTAAATAAAGCTAATAATAGAATTAGTGGCGTTGGAGTAGAAACTTCAATTATTAGCCCAAAAGTATATAGAAATACTAAACAAGAAAAATTTATACCTGTATTTTTAGAAGGAATAAGCGTTAAACCAGATTATATGGAATCTATATTTGGAATAGAACTTAATCCAAGTTTTGATTTAAATGATGAAAAGTTAAACGAATTTATTAACGCGATTGAAGGGAAACCAATTGTTGAAAAACCTAAATTTGAATTGAGTACACAAATTGAAATACCTGATAGAATCAACAATATTTCCATAGATGAAAAAGTAAAAAAAGGATTATTTGATTCGGAGGTCTACAGTAAAATATTAAAAATATTAGAAGAGGATTTAATAGCAAAGTTCATTGTTAAGTATCATCTAAATAATTTTGGTAAGATTATTATAAAATTCGAAGAAATAAATCAAATTAAAATATTGGATTCTATAGATAGTAATTATGTGCAAGCAACAGGCTATGGTGGATGGGATAATTACGATTTATTTGGAAAAACAGCATATGATGTTGGGATGGGAACTGAAAATGAAGTGATAAAAAAAAGAGCAAAACTTATTTTGGAGAATTGTGCCAATATTAAGTGTAATTTAGAAGAACTATTAGACGATTTTAATAAGTCAAATTTATAA